From Chionomys nivalis chromosome 21, mChiNiv1.1, whole genome shotgun sequence, a single genomic window includes:
- the Brd7 gene encoding bromodomain-containing protein 7 isoform X1, which yields MGKKHKKHKSDRHFYEEYVEKPLKLVLKVGGSEVTELSTGSSGHDSSLFEDRSDHDKHKDRKRKKRKKGEKQAPGEEKGRKRRRVKDDKRKRDRDRVENEAEKDVQCHAPMRLDLPPEKPLTSSLARQEEVEQTPLQEALNQLMRQLQRKDPSAFFSFPVTDFIAPGYSMIIKHPMDFSTMKEKIKNNDYQSIEELKDNFKLMCTNAMIYNKPETIYYKAAKKLLHSGMKILSQERIQSLKQSIDFMADLQKTRKQKDRTDASQSGEDSGCWQREREDSGDAETQAFRSPTKDNKKKDKDVLEDKWRGSNSEREHEQIERVVQESGGKLTRRLANSQCEFERRKPDGTTTLGLLHPVEPVVGEPGYCPVRLGMTTGRLQSGVNTLQGFKEDKRNRVTPVLYLNYGPYSSYAPHYDSTFANISKDDSDLIYSTYGEDSDLPNSFSVSEFLATCQDYPYVMADSLLDVLTKGGHSRSLQDLDVSSSEDEGQTRPLDTAREAEQIAQIEPTVRLESSSQDRLTALQAVTNFGAPAEVFDSEEAEVFQRKLDETTRLLRELQEAQNERLSTRPPPNMICLLGPSYREIYLAEQVTNNLKELTQQVTPGDVVSIHGVRKAMGISVPSPVMGNSFVDLTEECEEPKETCAAECGPDGS from the exons AGTACGTGGAGAAGCCCCTGAAGCTGGTCCTCAAAGTGGGTGGCAGCGAAGTGACTGAGCTCTCCACGGGCAGCTCCGGGCACGACTCTAGCCTCTTCGAAGACAGAAGCGACCATGACAAACACAAGGACAGAAAacggaaaaagaggaagaaaggagagaaacaggcaccgggggaagagaaggggaggaagcgGAGAAGGGTCAAG GACGATAAAAGGAAGCGGGATCGAGACCGTGTGGAGAATGAGGCAGAGAAAGATGTCCAGTGTCATGCCCCTATGAGATTAGACTTACCACCCGAGAAGCCTCTCACGAGCTCTCTAGCCAGACAAGAAG aaGTAGAACAGACACCCCTTCAGGAAGCTTTGAATCAACTCATGAGACAACTGCAGAG AAAAGACCCAagtgctttcttttcatttcctgtgacGGACTTCATTGCTCCTGGCTACTCCATGATAATTAAACACCCAATGGATTTTAGTACCATGAAGGAAAAGATCAAGAATAATGACTACCAGTCCATAGAAGAACTAAAG GATAACTTCAAGCTAATGTGTACTAATGCAATGATTTACAATAAGCCAGAGACCATCTACTATAAAGCTGCAAAGAAGCTGTTGCACTCAGGAATGAAAATTCTTAGTCAG GAGAGAATTCAGAGCCTGAAGCAGAGTATAGACTTCATGGCGGACTTGCAGAAAACTCGGAAGCAGAAAGATAGAACAGATGCCTCTCAGAGTGGGGAGGACAGTGGCTGCTGGCAACGAGAGAGGGAAGACTCTGGAGATGCTGAAACACAAGCCTTCAGAAGCCCCACTAAGGATAATAAAAA GAAAGATAAAGACGTGCTTGAAGACAAATGGAGAGGCAGCAACTCAGAAAGGGAGCACGAGCAGATTGAGCGCGTTGTCCAGGAGTCAGGGGGCAAGCTAACAAGACGGCTGGCAAACAGTCAG TGtgaatttgaaagaagaaaaccagatGGAACAACAACATTGGGACTTCTTCATCCTGTTGAGCCCGTTGTTGGAG aaccaggctACTGCCCTGTGAGACTAGGGATGACTACTGGAAGACTGCAGTCTGGAGTGAACACCCTGCAGGGGTTCAAAGAGGATAAAAGGAACAGAGTAACCCCAG tGTTATACTTGAATTATGGACCCTATAGTTCTTATGCCCCACATTACGACTCTACATTTGCCAATATCAGCAAAGATGATTCTGATTTAATATATTCAACATATGGGGAAGACTCTGACCTTCCAAATAGTTTCAG TGTCTCTGAGTTTTTGGCCACATGCCAAGATTACCCGTATGTTATGGCAGATAGTTTACTAGATGTTCTAACAAAAGGAGGACATTCCAGGAGCCTACAGGACTTGGACGTG TCCTCATCTGAAGATGAAGGCCAGACCAGACCACTGGACACAGCAAGAGAAGCAGAG CAGATTGCCCAAATAGAGCCAACAGTGCGTTTGGAGTCCAGCAGTCAGGACAGGCTCACAGCCCTACAAGCAGTAACAAACTTTGGTGCTCCAGCTGAAGTCTTTGACTCTGAAG AGGCTGAGGTGTTCCAGAGGAAGCTTGATGAGACTACAAGATTGCTCAGGGAACTCCAGGAGGCACAGAACGAGCGGCTGAGCACCAGACCTCCTCCCAATATGATCTGTCTCTTGGGTCCTTCTTACAGAGAAATATACCTTG CTGAACAAGTGACCAATAACCTTAAAGAACTCACACAGCAAGTGACCCCGGGTGATGTTGTGAGCATACATGGAGTCCGTAAAGCAATGGGAATTTCTGTTCCTTCCCCTGTCATGGGAAACAGCTTCGTAGATTTGACAGAAG AGTGTGAAGAGCCTAAGGAGACCTGTGCTGCTGAGTGTGGGCCTGACGGGAGCTGA
- the Brd7 gene encoding bromodomain-containing protein 7 isoform X2, with protein sequence MGKKHKKHKSDRHFYEEYVEKPLKLVLKVGGSEVTELSTGSSGHDSSLFEDRSDHDKHKDRKRKKRKKGEKQAPGEEKGRKRRRVKDDKRKRDRDRVENEAEKDVQCHAPMRLDLPPEKPLTSSLARQEEVEQTPLQEALNQLMRQLQRKDPSAFFSFPVTDFIAPGYSMIIKHPMDFSTMKEKIKNNDYQSIEELKDNFKLMCTNAMIYNKPETIYYKAAKKLLHSGMKILSQERIQSLKQSIDFMADLQKTRKQKDRTDASQSGEDSGCWQREREDSGDAETQAFRSPTKDNKKKDKDVLEDKWRGSNSEREHEQIERVVQESGGKLTRRLANSQCEFERRKPDGTTTLGLLHPVEPVVGEPGYCPVRLGMTTGRLQSGVNTLQGFKEDKRNRVTPVLYLNYGPYSSYAPHYDSTFANISKDDSDLIYSTYGEDSDLPNSFSVSEFLATCQDYPYVMADSLLDVLTKGGHSRSLQDLDVSSSEDEGQTRPLDTAREAEIAQIEPTVRLESSSQDRLTALQAVTNFGAPAEVFDSEEAEVFQRKLDETTRLLRELQEAQNERLSTRPPPNMICLLGPSYREIYLAEQVTNNLKELTQQVTPGDVVSIHGVRKAMGISVPSPVMGNSFVDLTEECEEPKETCAAECGPDGS encoded by the exons AGTACGTGGAGAAGCCCCTGAAGCTGGTCCTCAAAGTGGGTGGCAGCGAAGTGACTGAGCTCTCCACGGGCAGCTCCGGGCACGACTCTAGCCTCTTCGAAGACAGAAGCGACCATGACAAACACAAGGACAGAAAacggaaaaagaggaagaaaggagagaaacaggcaccgggggaagagaaggggaggaagcgGAGAAGGGTCAAG GACGATAAAAGGAAGCGGGATCGAGACCGTGTGGAGAATGAGGCAGAGAAAGATGTCCAGTGTCATGCCCCTATGAGATTAGACTTACCACCCGAGAAGCCTCTCACGAGCTCTCTAGCCAGACAAGAAG aaGTAGAACAGACACCCCTTCAGGAAGCTTTGAATCAACTCATGAGACAACTGCAGAG AAAAGACCCAagtgctttcttttcatttcctgtgacGGACTTCATTGCTCCTGGCTACTCCATGATAATTAAACACCCAATGGATTTTAGTACCATGAAGGAAAAGATCAAGAATAATGACTACCAGTCCATAGAAGAACTAAAG GATAACTTCAAGCTAATGTGTACTAATGCAATGATTTACAATAAGCCAGAGACCATCTACTATAAAGCTGCAAAGAAGCTGTTGCACTCAGGAATGAAAATTCTTAGTCAG GAGAGAATTCAGAGCCTGAAGCAGAGTATAGACTTCATGGCGGACTTGCAGAAAACTCGGAAGCAGAAAGATAGAACAGATGCCTCTCAGAGTGGGGAGGACAGTGGCTGCTGGCAACGAGAGAGGGAAGACTCTGGAGATGCTGAAACACAAGCCTTCAGAAGCCCCACTAAGGATAATAAAAA GAAAGATAAAGACGTGCTTGAAGACAAATGGAGAGGCAGCAACTCAGAAAGGGAGCACGAGCAGATTGAGCGCGTTGTCCAGGAGTCAGGGGGCAAGCTAACAAGACGGCTGGCAAACAGTCAG TGtgaatttgaaagaagaaaaccagatGGAACAACAACATTGGGACTTCTTCATCCTGTTGAGCCCGTTGTTGGAG aaccaggctACTGCCCTGTGAGACTAGGGATGACTACTGGAAGACTGCAGTCTGGAGTGAACACCCTGCAGGGGTTCAAAGAGGATAAAAGGAACAGAGTAACCCCAG tGTTATACTTGAATTATGGACCCTATAGTTCTTATGCCCCACATTACGACTCTACATTTGCCAATATCAGCAAAGATGATTCTGATTTAATATATTCAACATATGGGGAAGACTCTGACCTTCCAAATAGTTTCAG TGTCTCTGAGTTTTTGGCCACATGCCAAGATTACCCGTATGTTATGGCAGATAGTTTACTAGATGTTCTAACAAAAGGAGGACATTCCAGGAGCCTACAGGACTTGGACGTG TCCTCATCTGAAGATGAAGGCCAGACCAGACCACTGGACACAGCAAGAGAAGCAGAG ATTGCCCAAATAGAGCCAACAGTGCGTTTGGAGTCCAGCAGTCAGGACAGGCTCACAGCCCTACAAGCAGTAACAAACTTTGGTGCTCCAGCTGAAGTCTTTGACTCTGAAG AGGCTGAGGTGTTCCAGAGGAAGCTTGATGAGACTACAAGATTGCTCAGGGAACTCCAGGAGGCACAGAACGAGCGGCTGAGCACCAGACCTCCTCCCAATATGATCTGTCTCTTGGGTCCTTCTTACAGAGAAATATACCTTG CTGAACAAGTGACCAATAACCTTAAAGAACTCACACAGCAAGTGACCCCGGGTGATGTTGTGAGCATACATGGAGTCCGTAAAGCAATGGGAATTTCTGTTCCTTCCCCTGTCATGGGAAACAGCTTCGTAGATTTGACAGAAG AGTGTGAAGAGCCTAAGGAGACCTGTGCTGCTGAGTGTGGGCCTGACGGGAGCTGA